A window from Tenacibaculum singaporense encodes these proteins:
- a CDS encoding coiled-coil domain-containing protein, with amino-acid sequence MKFFKIVFILIFTQSIIAQDSTPDQPNTVENQFKELYKKSNNYQIYKVVKKNEYLRLQNSILDSIKVIKTDAAAKQVKIDEQQKNITDLQTKIDTLNKDLATSIDKEDAISFIGIPLNKSTYNSIVWGIIFVLLAGLAFFIYRFKNSNVVTKETKSLLAETEEEFEQYKRKSIEKEQKLRRQLQDEINKQRGVS; translated from the coding sequence ATGAAATTTTTTAAAATAGTATTCATCCTTATTTTTACTCAAAGCATTATCGCTCAAGATAGCACTCCTGATCAACCTAATACAGTTGAAAATCAATTTAAAGAGCTTTATAAAAAATCAAACAACTACCAAATTTATAAGGTTGTAAAAAAGAACGAATACTTAAGGCTACAGAATAGTATTTTAGACAGTATTAAAGTTATTAAAACAGATGCTGCCGCTAAACAGGTTAAGATAGATGAGCAACAAAAAAACATTACTGATTTACAAACTAAGATAGATACACTAAACAAGGATTTAGCCACTTCTATTGATAAAGAGGATGCTATTTCTTTTATTGGAATTCCTTTAAACAAATCTACCTACAACTCTATAGTATGGGGTATTATTTTTGTTTTGCTCGCTGGATTAGCTTTCTTTATCTACAGATTTAAGAACAGTAATGTGGTTACTAAAGAAACTAAAAGTTTATTAGCTGAAACTGAAGAGGAGTTTGAGCAGTACAAAAGAAAATCTATTGAGAAAGAGCAAAAACTACGTAGACAATTACAGGACGAGATTAATAAACAACGTGGTGTAAGTTAA
- the rplT gene encoding 50S ribosomal protein L20, which translates to MPRSVNSVASRNRRKKILKQAKGYFGRRKNVYTVAKNAVEKGMLYAYRDRKNNKRNFRSLWIQRINAGARQYGMSYSQFMGKVKANNIELNRKVLADLAMNNPEAFKAIVEKVK; encoded by the coding sequence ATGCCAAGATCAGTAAATTCAGTAGCTTCAAGAAATAGAAGAAAAAAAATCTTGAAGCAAGCAAAAGGTTACTTTGGACGTCGTAAAAACGTTTACACAGTAGCAAAGAATGCGGTTGAAAAAGGAATGTTATATGCATACCGTGACCGTAAAAACAACAAGAGAAACTTCCGTTCATTATGGATTCAACGTATTAACGCTGGAGCTCGTCAGTACGGAATGTCTTACTCACAGTTTATGGGGAAAGTAAAAGCCAACAATATCGAGTTAAACCGTAAGGTTTTAGCTGATTTAGCTATGAACAACCCAGAAGCTTTTAAGGCCATTGTAGAAAAAGTAAAATAA
- the pta gene encoding phosphate acetyltransferase: MNKAIYIAASDANSGKSMLSLGLMQLLLRKKPKVGYFRPIIDNPIGDKRDNHINTVLNYFNLKSEYEDCYAFTRSELIRKLNDDREDEIINRIIEKYKKLEEENDFVIIEGTDFSDHGAVIEMDLNVLIAKNIGAPVIIVSGGVNKSLEDFIQSLRLTYDSFINKDVEVIAVVANKVQEKNIPIIVEEVGANLPKTVSINAIPIDQKLNNPTIKEFLMEIEGKVLFGEEFLNNTTGDIKVGAMQLSHFLHHLTDDSVVVTPADRSDILLGTLQANISSNYPSIAGIILTGGMELNSSIIKLIEGLEKIVPILWVKDGTFSIASRLGAVRSHIYAENVDKIKMSINMFEKHVDVASLNEKLVSYKGSEALTPRMFQYNLLKKAKEIRKHIVLPEGNDDRILIAASQLQKTGVVKLTILGKRVNVEASVKRLNIPFDFDKTEIINPIESEYFADFSNTLYELRKHKGLSPAMAEDLMADVSYFGTMMVYKELADGMVSGAAHTTQHTIKPALQFVKTKPGFSVVSSIFFMCLEDRVSVFGDCAINPNPTAEELAEIAISSADSSIAFGIDPKIAMLSYSSGASGKGEDVDTVRRATEIVKEKRPDLKVEGPIQYDAAVDPSVGKKKLPNSEVAGQANVLIFPDLNTGNNTYKAVQRETGALAIGPMLQGLNKPVNDLSRGCTVDDIFNTVILTAIQAQE, from the coding sequence ATGAATAAAGCAATTTATATTGCTGCAAGTGATGCAAACTCAGGGAAATCTATGCTTAGCTTGGGGTTGATGCAGCTGTTACTTCGTAAAAAACCTAAAGTAGGATATTTTAGACCTATAATTGACAATCCGATAGGTGATAAGAGAGATAATCATATAAACACAGTTCTTAATTATTTCAATTTAAAAAGTGAGTATGAAGATTGTTATGCTTTTACACGCTCGGAGCTGATTAGAAAATTGAATGATGACAGAGAGGATGAAATTATTAATAGAATCATTGAAAAGTATAAGAAACTAGAAGAAGAAAATGATTTTGTAATTATTGAGGGAACTGATTTTTCTGATCATGGAGCTGTGATAGAAATGGATTTAAATGTACTTATAGCAAAAAATATAGGTGCACCTGTGATCATTGTCTCAGGAGGAGTGAATAAATCACTTGAGGACTTTATACAAAGTTTACGATTAACCTATGATTCTTTTATAAATAAAGATGTAGAGGTCATTGCAGTTGTGGCAAACAAAGTCCAAGAAAAAAATATTCCAATTATAGTTGAAGAAGTAGGTGCTAATCTACCTAAGACAGTTTCTATTAATGCAATTCCAATAGACCAAAAGTTAAATAATCCAACTATTAAGGAGTTTTTAATGGAGATTGAAGGAAAAGTTTTATTTGGAGAAGAGTTTCTAAATAATACAACTGGTGACATTAAAGTTGGAGCAATGCAATTATCACATTTTTTGCATCATTTGACAGATGATAGCGTTGTAGTAACTCCAGCAGACAGATCAGATATTTTGTTAGGAACGTTGCAAGCGAATATTTCTAGTAATTATCCGTCTATAGCTGGGATTATTCTTACTGGAGGAATGGAATTAAACTCGTCTATTATTAAATTAATAGAAGGTTTGGAAAAGATAGTACCTATTCTCTGGGTTAAAGATGGAACATTTAGTATTGCTTCTAGACTAGGAGCAGTTCGTTCTCATATTTATGCTGAGAATGTAGATAAAATAAAAATGTCTATCAATATGTTTGAAAAACATGTTGATGTTGCAAGCTTGAATGAAAAGTTAGTTAGTTACAAAGGTTCAGAAGCATTAACTCCAAGAATGTTTCAATATAACTTATTGAAAAAAGCTAAAGAAATACGTAAACACATTGTATTACCTGAAGGAAACGATGATAGAATTTTAATAGCCGCTTCTCAACTACAAAAAACAGGTGTTGTTAAGTTAACGATATTGGGTAAAAGAGTAAATGTAGAAGCTTCAGTTAAGCGATTAAATATTCCTTTTGATTTTGATAAAACTGAAATTATTAATCCAATAGAATCTGAATACTTTGCAGATTTTTCCAACACGTTATATGAATTAAGAAAACACAAAGGATTAAGCCCTGCAATGGCTGAAGACTTGATGGCAGATGTTTCTTATTTCGGAACTATGATGGTATATAAAGAGTTAGCTGACGGAATGGTTTCTGGAGCAGCACATACTACTCAACATACTATAAAACCAGCTTTACAGTTTGTAAAAACGAAACCAGGATTTTCAGTAGTTTCATCAATTTTCTTTATGTGTTTGGAGGATAGAGTTTCAGTGTTTGGTGATTGTGCTATAAATCCAAATCCAACAGCAGAAGAATTAGCAGAAATTGCAATTTCTTCAGCAGATTCAAGTATTGCTTTTGGTATAGATCCTAAAATAGCGATGTTATCATATTCATCAGGTGCTTCAGGCAAAGGAGAAGATGTAGATACTGTTAGAAGAGCTACTGAAATTGTGAAGGAAAAACGTCCAGATTTAAAGGTAGAAGGACCAATTCAGTATGATGCAGCAGTTGATCCTTCCGTAGGAAAAAAGAAATTACCTAATTCAGAAGTAGCAGGTCAAGCGAATGTGTTAATTTTTCCTGATTTAAATACAGGAAATAATACTTATAAAGCTGTACAGCGTGAAACTGGAGCTTTGGCAATTGGTCCAATGTTACAAGGACTGAACAAACCTGTAAACGATTTAAGTAGAGGTTGTACCGTTGATGATATTTTTAATACCGTAATTTTAACAGCAATCCAAGCGCAAGAATAG
- a CDS encoding tRNA pseudouridine synthase A — MNYKYAYLVRFQYLGFRLHGWQKQPNLKTVHFFVDKTLKFVCKGIRCKSVGVGRTDAKVSSTDYYFQLFIDEKLDESFFVEDFNRNSPSDIRVLAVEQLHDEEFNIIQHPKVKEYRYYFSFGEKNHPYCAPFLTGYLDELDVELMKEGAQLFEGFHNFKHYCTKPSAETKVERTIDVCKIEENTDLSASFFPEISYVLIIRGSGFLRNQIRLIMGALAELGKGNYDLEFIKKSLSPENSDIDFMKTIAPASGLHLHKVEFKKE, encoded by the coding sequence ATGAATTATAAGTATGCTTATTTAGTACGGTTTCAATATTTAGGATTTCGCTTACACGGTTGGCAAAAACAACCTAATTTAAAAACAGTTCATTTTTTTGTTGACAAGACATTAAAGTTTGTGTGTAAAGGAATTCGTTGCAAGTCAGTAGGAGTTGGGAGAACGGATGCAAAAGTTTCCTCAACCGATTATTACTTCCAGTTGTTTATTGATGAAAAATTAGATGAATCTTTTTTTGTAGAAGACTTTAATCGCAATTCACCTTCTGATATTCGAGTGTTAGCAGTAGAGCAACTTCACGATGAAGAGTTCAATATTATTCAACATCCGAAAGTAAAAGAGTATCGTTATTACTTTTCTTTTGGAGAGAAAAATCACCCTTATTGCGCTCCTTTTTTAACTGGGTATTTGGATGAATTAGATGTAGAGTTAATGAAAGAAGGTGCACAATTGTTTGAAGGTTTTCATAATTTTAAACATTATTGCACGAAGCCATCTGCAGAAACCAAAGTAGAGCGTACTATTGATGTGTGTAAGATTGAAGAAAATACGGATTTATCAGCTTCTTTTTTTCCAGAGATAAGCTATGTTTTAATTATTAGAGGAAGTGGATTTTTACGTAATCAAATTCGTTTGATTATGGGAGCTTTAGCAGAATTAGGTAAAGGAAATTATGATTTGGAGTTTATAAAAAAAAGTTTGAGTCCTGAAAATAGTGATATAGATTTTATGAAAACTATTGCACCAGCTTCTGGACTACATTTACATAAAGTAGAATTTAAAAAAGAGTAA
- the infC gene encoding translation initiation factor IF-3, producing MKEDQHRINEKIRHVDEVRLVGDNVEVGVYPLAKAKEIARELELDLVEISPKAVPPVCKVIDYKKFLYEQKKREKALKAKATKVTVKEIRFGPQTDEHDYEFKKKHAIKFLQDGAKLKAFVFFKGRSIVFKEQGQILLLKLAQELEEYGKVEQMPKLEGKRMIMFIAPKKSK from the coding sequence ATTAAAGAAGATCAACATAGAATTAATGAAAAAATTAGACATGTTGATGAAGTTCGTCTTGTAGGCGATAACGTGGAAGTAGGTGTATATCCATTAGCTAAAGCTAAAGAGATTGCACGAGAGTTAGAATTAGATTTAGTAGAAATTTCACCTAAAGCTGTTCCTCCTGTTTGTAAAGTTATTGATTACAAAAAGTTCTTATATGAGCAAAAGAAACGTGAAAAAGCTTTAAAAGCTAAAGCTACTAAAGTTACCGTTAAGGAAATTCGTTTCGGACCTCAAACTGACGAACATGATTACGAATTCAAAAAGAAGCATGCGATTAAGTTCTTACAAGATGGAGCTAAATTAAAAGCTTTTGTATTCTTCAAAGGGCGTTCGATTGTATTTAAAGAACAAGGACAAATTTTACTATTAAAATTAGCTCAAGAATTAGAAGAATACGGTAAGGTAGAACAAATGCCGAAACTAGAAGGAAAACGTATGATTATGTTTATTGCCCCTAAAAAGAGCAAATAA
- a CDS encoding acetate/propionate family kinase gives MKVLVINSGSSSIKYQLFEMPQQEVLCSGLIERIGLEVGKVHYKSNDDKVEEEVAIKDHKFGLERVVDLLLDEKVGVISSTDEIKVVGHRVVHGGSTFTKTTKVTEEVKKKIESLFSLAPLHNPANLEGITVSESIFKNAQQVAVFDTAFHQTIPVEAYKYAIPNKFLDEHRIRLYGFHGTSHKYVSEKANEYLQKENSKIITIHLGNGCSITAVKNGKSIDHSLGFGPVTGLIMGTRSGDIDHSLIFYLINNLGYDVDYVNNMLQKESGMLGLTGFSDLRDIEAAAAKGDKNCQLALDMNAYRIKKYIGSYVAAMNGLDAIVFTAGIGENSDVIRRLVCTDMEYLGIELDTEKNAIRAKKLTEIHKETSKVKVLVIPTNEELEIAKQSYELL, from the coding sequence ATGAAAGTTTTAGTAATAAACTCAGGAAGTTCCTCAATAAAATATCAATTATTTGAAATGCCTCAACAAGAAGTACTTTGTTCAGGATTGATAGAAAGAATTGGTTTAGAAGTAGGAAAAGTTCATTATAAATCAAATGATGATAAAGTTGAAGAAGAGGTAGCAATTAAAGATCATAAATTTGGTTTAGAAAGAGTAGTTGATTTATTATTGGATGAAAAAGTAGGCGTAATTTCTTCTACAGATGAAATTAAAGTTGTTGGACACCGAGTAGTGCATGGAGGTAGTACATTTACTAAAACAACAAAAGTAACAGAGGAAGTAAAAAAGAAAATAGAATCGTTATTTTCGTTAGCACCTTTACATAATCCAGCAAATTTAGAAGGAATTACAGTTTCTGAATCTATTTTTAAGAATGCACAACAAGTAGCCGTTTTTGATACAGCATTTCATCAAACCATACCTGTTGAAGCTTATAAATATGCAATTCCTAATAAATTTTTAGATGAGCATAGAATTCGCTTGTATGGATTTCATGGGACTAGCCATAAATATGTGTCGGAAAAAGCGAATGAATATCTTCAAAAAGAAAATTCAAAAATTATTACGATTCATTTAGGGAACGGATGTAGTATTACTGCGGTTAAAAATGGAAAAAGTATTGATCATAGTTTAGGTTTTGGTCCTGTTACAGGGTTAATTATGGGGACTCGTTCTGGAGATATAGACCATTCTTTAATTTTCTATTTGATAAATAATTTAGGATACGATGTTGATTATGTAAACAACATGCTACAAAAAGAAAGTGGAATGTTAGGTTTAACTGGTTTTAGTGACTTACGTGATATTGAAGCAGCAGCAGCAAAAGGAGATAAAAATTGTCAGTTAGCTTTAGATATGAATGCTTATAGAATAAAAAAATACATCGGCTCGTACGTTGCAGCAATGAATGGTTTAGACGCAATTGTATTTACTGCAGGTATTGGTGAAAATTCTGATGTGATTAGAAGATTAGTCTGTACAGATATGGAGTATTTGGGAATTGAATTGGATACTGAAAAGAATGCTATTCGAGCGAAGAAGTTAACTGAAATACACAAAGAAACTTCCAAAGTAAAAGTATTGGTAATTCCAACAAATGAAGAATTAGAAATCGCAAAACAGTCGTACGAGTTATTATAG
- the thrS gene encoding threonine--tRNA ligase, producing the protein MIKITLPDGSVKEFEKNSTPMDVAKSISEGLARNVISASFDGTTIETTTPLTTNGSLVLYTFNDTAGKKAFWHSSAHVLAQAIQDFYPNAKLTIGPAIENGFYYDVDFGEDTISEKDFDKIEKKFLERAREKAEFKMRSISKADALAYYEAQNNQYKVELIEGLEDGDITFCDHSDFTDLCRGGHIPNTGIIKAVKIMNVAGAYWRGDEKNNQLTRVYGISFPKQKELKQYLELLEEAKKRDHRKLGKELELFTFSQKVGQGLPLWLPKGAALRGRLEDFLKAAQKKAGYEMVMTPHIGQKELYVTSGHYAKYGEDSFQPITTPKEDEEFLLKPMNCPHHCEVYNHKPYSYKDLPKRFAEFGTVYRYEQSGELHGLTRVRGFTQDDAHIFCTPEQLDEEFKNVIDLVLYVFGSLGFEDFTAQVSIRDMENLDKYIGSVENWEKAEQAIINAAKDKDLDYVVEEGEAAFYGPKLDFMVKDALGRSWQLGTIQVDYNLPERFDLHYKGADNQLHRPVMIHRAPFGSMERFIAVLLEHTGGNFPLWLTPEQVIVLPISEKYQKYTEKVLTLLENSEIRALVDNRNEKTGRKIRDAEVSKIPFMVIVGEQEEKDDTVSVRKHGEGDLGTFTIEEFISLIQKEVSKTLVPFGN; encoded by the coding sequence ATGATTAAAATTACATTACCTGACGGGAGCGTCAAAGAGTTTGAAAAGAACAGCACTCCAATGGATGTTGCTAAAAGTATTAGTGAAGGTTTAGCCAGAAATGTTATTTCCGCAAGTTTTGACGGAACAACCATTGAAACCACCACCCCACTTACCACAAACGGCTCGTTAGTTTTATATACCTTTAATGATACAGCAGGAAAGAAAGCTTTTTGGCATTCTTCTGCTCACGTATTAGCACAAGCTATTCAAGATTTTTATCCAAATGCAAAATTAACTATTGGGCCTGCTATTGAGAATGGTTTTTATTACGATGTTGATTTTGGAGAGGATACTATTTCTGAAAAAGACTTTGATAAAATAGAAAAGAAATTTTTAGAACGTGCTCGTGAAAAAGCTGAGTTTAAAATGCGTTCTATTTCTAAAGCTGATGCTTTAGCTTACTACGAAGCACAAAACAACCAATATAAGGTAGAGCTTATTGAAGGTTTAGAAGATGGTGATATTACTTTTTGTGATCATAGTGATTTTACTGACTTATGTCGTGGAGGACATATTCCGAACACAGGAATTATCAAAGCTGTAAAAATTATGAATGTTGCTGGTGCTTACTGGCGTGGTGACGAAAAGAACAACCAGCTTACTCGTGTCTACGGAATTTCTTTCCCTAAACAAAAAGAGTTAAAACAATATTTAGAATTACTTGAAGAAGCTAAAAAGCGTGATCATAGAAAACTTGGTAAAGAATTAGAGTTGTTTACTTTTTCTCAAAAAGTAGGACAAGGCTTACCTTTATGGTTACCTAAAGGAGCTGCTTTACGTGGTCGATTAGAAGATTTCTTAAAAGCCGCTCAGAAGAAAGCAGGGTACGAAATGGTTATGACTCCACATATTGGACAGAAAGAACTATATGTAACTTCTGGACACTATGCTAAATATGGTGAGGATAGTTTTCAACCGATTACTACCCCGAAAGAAGATGAGGAGTTTTTATTAAAACCTATGAACTGTCCACATCACTGTGAAGTGTACAATCATAAACCTTATTCATATAAAGACCTACCAAAACGTTTTGCTGAATTTGGTACTGTATATAGATATGAACAAAGTGGTGAATTACATGGTTTAACTCGTGTTCGTGGTTTTACTCAAGATGATGCACACATTTTCTGTACTCCAGAACAACTAGACGAAGAGTTTAAAAATGTAATCGATTTGGTACTATATGTATTCGGATCTTTAGGTTTTGAAGATTTTACTGCTCAGGTATCTATTAGAGACATGGAGAACCTTGATAAATATATTGGTTCAGTTGAAAACTGGGAAAAAGCTGAGCAAGCTATTATAAATGCAGCGAAAGATAAAGATTTAGATTATGTTGTTGAAGAAGGTGAAGCTGCTTTTTATGGTCCGAAGTTAGACTTTATGGTGAAGGATGCTTTAGGTAGAAGTTGGCAATTAGGAACTATTCAAGTGGATTATAACTTACCTGAACGTTTTGATTTACATTATAAAGGTGCTGATAACCAATTACACCGCCCAGTAATGATTCACCGTGCACCATTTGGCTCTATGGAGCGTTTTATAGCTGTATTACTTGAACACACAGGTGGTAATTTCCCTCTTTGGCTAACCCCTGAACAAGTTATTGTACTGCCAATCAGTGAGAAATATCAAAAATATACCGAAAAAGTTTTAACTTTGTTAGAAAATTCCGAAATTCGCGCCCTCGTTGATAACCGTAACGAGAAGACAGGAAGAAAGATACGTGATGCCGAAGTTAGCAAAATACCTTTTATGGTTATTGTTGGTGAACAAGAAGAAAAAGATGACACAGTATCTGTAAGAAAACATGGTGAAGGTGATTTAGGAACATTTACTATTGAAGAGTTCATTTCTCTAATACAGAAAGAAGTTAGTAAAACATTGGTTCCTTTTGGAAATTAA
- a CDS encoding formate--tetrahydrofolate ligase — translation MAHLTDIEIAQAKELQHIKHIANKLQVREDDLEMYGKYKAKLPLSLIDENKIKENNLVLVTALTPTPAGEGKTTVSIGLTEGLNKVGKQATVVLREPSLGPVFGIKGGAAGGGYSQVVPMEDINLHFTGDFNAIEKANNLLSALIDNNLQSRTNNLNIDPRTILWKRVIDMNDRSLRQITIGLGGTANGIPREDGFNITPASEVMAILCMATSFDDLKERLGNIFIGFTFDKKPVFARDLKAQDAMAILLKDAVKPNLVQTLEENPAIIHGGPFANIAQGTNTIIATKMGLSLSNYVVTEAGFGADLGAEKFLNIKSQYAELNPKCVVLVATIRALRHHGGSLKEEYNTPSLERVENGFKNLEKHIENIRKFNIEPVVAINSFISDTEEEVQFVINACKSLGVQAVVSEGWAKGGEGTKNLAQAVIDVVENKATQYKPLYDWKSPVKEKIEKIAKEIYGADAVTYDKKAELNLRRIDRLGFNDFAVCMAKTQKSFSDNDKLIGRPKGFSVNVREIEIAGGAQFIIPILGKMMRMPGLPATPASENMTIDNNGVISGLS, via the coding sequence ATGGCGCATTTAACCGATATCGAGATTGCTCAAGCAAAAGAATTACAACATATTAAACATATAGCTAATAAGTTACAAGTAAGAGAAGACGACTTAGAAATGTATGGAAAATACAAAGCTAAATTACCTTTAAGTTTAATAGATGAAAATAAAATAAAGGAAAACAATTTAGTATTGGTAACGGCATTAACTCCAACACCGGCTGGTGAAGGAAAAACGACTGTTTCTATAGGTTTAACAGAAGGATTGAATAAAGTAGGAAAGCAAGCAACAGTGGTATTAAGAGAACCTTCATTAGGTCCTGTTTTTGGAATCAAAGGAGGAGCCGCTGGAGGTGGATACTCACAAGTAGTTCCAATGGAAGATATAAACTTACATTTCACTGGAGATTTTAATGCTATTGAGAAAGCTAACAATTTACTATCAGCTTTAATAGATAACAATTTACAAAGTAGAACAAATAATTTAAATATCGATCCACGTACCATTTTATGGAAGCGTGTAATTGATATGAATGATCGTTCGTTACGTCAAATTACAATTGGTTTAGGAGGAACAGCAAATGGAATACCACGTGAAGATGGATTCAACATCACACCAGCATCAGAAGTAATGGCTATTCTTTGCATGGCAACTTCTTTTGATGATTTAAAAGAACGTTTAGGGAATATTTTCATCGGATTTACTTTTGATAAAAAACCAGTTTTTGCACGTGACCTAAAAGCGCAAGATGCAATGGCTATTTTATTGAAAGATGCGGTAAAACCAAATTTAGTACAAACTTTAGAAGAAAACCCTGCGATAATTCATGGAGGACCCTTTGCCAATATTGCACAAGGAACAAATACAATTATTGCTACAAAAATGGGATTGTCTTTATCAAATTATGTAGTAACAGAAGCTGGTTTTGGAGCTGATTTAGGAGCCGAAAAATTCTTGAACATAAAATCACAATATGCAGAGTTGAATCCTAAATGTGTGGTATTAGTTGCTACAATTAGAGCTCTACGTCATCACGGAGGTTCTTTAAAAGAGGAATATAATACCCCAAGTTTAGAGCGTGTAGAAAACGGATTTAAAAATCTGGAAAAGCATATAGAAAATATTAGAAAATTTAATATTGAACCTGTAGTAGCTATCAATTCTTTTATTTCTGATACAGAAGAAGAAGTACAGTTTGTTATTAACGCTTGCAAAAGTTTAGGTGTACAAGCTGTGGTTTCAGAAGGATGGGCTAAAGGAGGAGAAGGGACTAAAAACTTAGCTCAAGCTGTAATTGATGTAGTTGAAAATAAAGCTACACAATACAAGCCTTTGTATGATTGGAAAAGTCCTGTAAAAGAGAAAATAGAAAAGATAGCTAAAGAGATTTACGGAGCAGATGCTGTAACCTATGATAAAAAAGCTGAGTTAAACTTACGAAGAATTGATCGTTTAGGGTTCAATGATTTTGCTGTATGTATGGCAAAAACTCAAAAATCATTTTCCGATAATGATAAGTTAATAGGGAGACCAAAAGGATTCTCAGTAAACGTTAGAGAAATTGAAATTGCTGGAGGAGCTCAGTTTATTATTCCTATTTTAGGAAAAATGATGCGCATGCCAGGGCTACCTGCTACTCCTGCGTCAGAAAATATGACAATTGATAATAATGGAGTAATCTCAGGATTATCTTAA
- the rpmI gene encoding 50S ribosomal protein L35: MPKIKTKSSAKKRFKLTGTGKIKRKHAFKSHILTKKSKKRKLALTHATLVHKSDEANIKQQLVLK, encoded by the coding sequence ATGCCTAAAATTAAAACAAAATCTAGTGCTAAGAAACGTTTCAAGTTAACTGGTACTGGAAAAATCAAAAGAAAGCACGCGTTTAAAAGCCACATTTTAACAAAGAAGTCTAAAAAACGTAAGCTTGCATTAACACATGCTACATTAGTACATAAGTCTGATGAAGCAAACATTAAGCAACAATTAGTTTTAAAATAA
- a CDS encoding SRPBCC family protein, with protein sequence MKAIVVTKVINTSIDKVWEAITTHSLMLEWFFDNIPAFEPIVGFTTEFNVQSEERNFLHVWKVISVVEKEKIVCEWKYPEYVDESLLVTFEVKYLSEEKTQFSVIALGIEHFTNTNISQFTRESCKGGWEYFSNRLQQFLL encoded by the coding sequence ATGAAAGCAATTGTTGTAACCAAAGTTATAAATACTTCAATAGATAAAGTATGGGAAGCAATAACTACACATTCTTTAATGTTAGAATGGTTTTTTGATAATATTCCTGCTTTCGAACCAATAGTCGGGTTCACCACAGAGTTCAATGTGCAATCAGAAGAAAGAAACTTTTTGCATGTTTGGAAGGTTATAAGTGTTGTTGAAAAAGAAAAAATAGTCTGTGAATGGAAATATCCAGAATATGTTGATGAAAGCTTGTTAGTTACTTTTGAAGTAAAATATTTGAGTGAAGAAAAAACACAGTTTTCTGTCATAGCTTTAGGAATAGAACATTTTACCAATACAAATATTTCACAGTTTACAAGAGAAAGTTGTAAAGGAGGTTGGGAGTATTTTTCTAATCGATTACAGCAGTTTTTATTATAA